A window of the Ipomoea triloba cultivar NCNSP0323 chromosome 14, ASM357664v1 genome harbors these coding sequences:
- the LOC116005311 gene encoding anthocyanidin-3-O-glucoside rhamnosyltransferase-like produces MERETTNNHLHVVMFPFFAFGHISPFVQLSNKLSLHGVKISFFSAAGNIGRIKSMLNSDNTQIVPLTLPAVEGLPPGAQSTADLPAAAAELLPVALNLMQPQIKALLVKLKPHFVIFDFAQDWLPPLAAELGIKTIFYSVFVALATAFATVPARLPGGEKSPTVEEMKKLKWDFSQQKPPPGFPTTTSVASLRTFEARDFLYIFKTPHDGGGAVYDRVLAGLKGCSAILAKTCYEMEAPYIDYVKSQFKKPFLLAGPVVPEPVSGELDQKWADWLSQFEPSTVIYCSFGSETFLKDDEIKELALGLELTCLPFFLVLNFPANVDVASELNRALPAGFTERVKGRGIIHSGWVQQQQILAHSSVGCYVCHAGFSSVIEGIVNECQLVILPLKGDQFMNAKLLAGDMKIGVEVNRRDEDGYFWKEDIQKAMQTITGEEGASTRANQAKWKEFLVDKEIQSKFIKDLVKVMRDMATMN; encoded by the exons atggAGAGGGAGACTACAAATAATCATCTTCATGTTGTGATGTTTCCATTTTTTGCATTTGGTCATATAAGCCCATTTGTGCAGCTATCCAACAAGCTATCCCTTCATGGAGTCAAGATTTCCTTTTTCTCGGCCGCCGGAAATATCGGCCGGATTAAGTCTATGTTGAATTCCGATAATACTCAGATAGTCCCTCTCACGCTCCCCGCCGTGGAGGGCCTTCCTCCGGGGGCTCAGAGCACCGCCGACTTGCCGGCGGCAGCGGCGGAGCTACTCCCGGTGGCTCTCAACCTCATGCAGCCTCAAATCAAGGCGCTTCTCGTTAAACTCAAACCCCATTTTGTGATCTTTGATTTCGCCCAGGATTGGCTTCCGCCGCTCGCGGCGGAGCTGGGGATTAAAACTATATTTTATTCCGTCTTTGTTGCATTAGCTACCGCCTTCGCCACCGTCCCCGCTAGGCTTCCCGGCGGAGAAAAATCCCCCACCgtggaagaaatgaagaaact gaagtgggatttttcccaacagAAACCGCCGCCGGGTTTTCCGACGACGACGTCCGTTGCGTCCTTAAGAACCTTCGAAGCTCGAGATTTTCTGTACATCTTCAAGACGCCCCATGACGGCGGCGGCGCCGTGTACGACCGCGTTCTCGCCGGCCTAAAAGGCTGCTCCGCCATTCTAGCAAAGACCTGTTACGAAATGGAAGCGCCGTATATAGATTACGTGAAATCCCAGTTCAAGAAGCCTTTTCTACTCGCCGGTCCCGTGGTGCCGGAGCCGGTCTCCGGCGAGCTAGACCAGAAATGGGCTGATTGGCTAAGCCAGTTTGAACCCAGCACTGTAATATACTGTTCTTTTGGGAGCGAAACATTCTTGAAAGACGATGAGATTAAAGAACTGGCCCTTGGATTGGAACTCACCTGCCTTCCATTTTTTCTGGTGTTGAATTTTCCGGCGAATGTCGACGTGGCCTCCGAGCTGAACCGGGCCCTACCCGCGGGGTTCACGGAGAGGGTGAAGGGAAGAGGGATTATCCATTCAGGGTGGGTGCAGCAGCAGCAGATCCTAGCTCACAGCAGCGTAGGATGCTATGTCTGCCATGCAG GGTTCAGCTCAGTGATTGAAGGTATTGTGAATGAGTGTCAGCTAGTTATTCTGCCGCTAAAAGGCGACCAGTTCATGAATGCTAAGTTGTTGGCCGGCGACATGAAAATCGGCGTGGAGGTAAATAGAAGAGATGAAGATGGGTATTTCTGGAAAGAGGATATTCAGAAAGCTATGCAGACAATCACGGGGGAAGAAGGAGCATCAACAAGGGCAAATCAGGCGAAGTGGAAAGAGTTTTTGGTTGATAAAGAGATTCAAAGCAAATTCATCAAGGATTTGGTTAAGGTCATGAGGGATATGGCTACCATGAATTAA